The following are encoded in a window of Desulfurellaceae bacterium genomic DNA:
- a CDS encoding response regulator transcription factor, protein MRILVVEDEKKVASFIRRGLEAEHYQVELAADGQRGLECVLEEDYDLLILDIMLPKRDGWSVLEEIRRRRLSIPILMLTARDTVSDRVAGLDRGADDYLTKPFAFEELVARVRALLRRGAPAQPPILRLADLQLNPAERAVTRAGQHIELTAKEFALLEFFLRRPGRVLSRALIAQHVWGVDFDTFTNVIDVYVNYLRKKIDADFEPKLLHTVRGVGYVLKEPDA, encoded by the coding sequence ATGCGTATCTTAGTCGTCGAAGATGAGAAAAAGGTCGCCAGTTTCATCCGCCGCGGACTCGAAGCCGAGCACTACCAGGTTGAGCTTGCGGCTGACGGCCAGCGCGGTCTGGAGTGCGTTCTTGAGGAAGACTACGATCTGCTGATTCTCGATATCATGCTCCCCAAACGGGACGGCTGGTCGGTGCTCGAAGAGATACGTCGCCGGCGGCTGTCCATCCCGATCCTCATGCTCACCGCCCGGGATACGGTCAGCGACCGCGTGGCCGGCCTCGACCGCGGAGCGGACGACTATCTGACCAAACCGTTTGCTTTCGAGGAATTGGTGGCCCGGGTGAGAGCCCTGCTGCGTCGGGGAGCGCCGGCCCAACCCCCGATTCTCCGCCTCGCCGACCTGCAACTGAATCCGGCCGAGCGAGCCGTAACACGGGCCGGGCAACACATTGAGCTGACGGCCAAAGAGTTTGCCCTGCTGGAATTTTTCCTGCGTCGGCCCGGCCGGGTGTTGAGCCGTGCCCTCATTGCTCAGCACGTCTGGGGGGTGGATTTTGATACCTTCACGAATGTGATCGACGTGTATGTCAATTACCTGCGCAAGAAGATCGACGCCGATTTTGAGCCCAAACTCCTGCACACCGTGCGGGGCGTGGGCTATGTGCTCAAGGAGCCCGACGCGTAA
- a CDS encoding gamma-glutamyltransferase family protein has product MAYRPTLMGTRGMVATEHYLSSQAGLRMLQAGGNAFDAAVAATLAEGVLNPHMHTFGGELSALVYTAADGRVAAINGNTVAPRAATIEWFREHDIPLIPFNGVEAAGPCAAPDALLGVLQRFGTLRFSQVVEPALELAEDGFPLHTALRGPAPAYMQMDFSIAGNAERFRSKWPSSAKVYLPDDRLPEVGEILKNPDLGRTFRRLMKAEQDAQAGGREAGLEAARDAFYRGEIAQIIEEHCKAHGGLVTAQDLAAFRTRVEEPVSYTYRGYEVYKCGPWSQGPVFLQQLALLEGYDLGSLGHNSADYIHTVAESLKLAFADREQYYGDPKFVDVPLHSLLSEAYAAQRRILIDPHHASHDQRPGDPHTGVALLEGQEVFAARNWGPGTVYVTVVDAQRNMASFTPSGAWIPSSPVIDGLGFPLGTRVQTFFLDPRHPNALLPGKQPRTTLTPSLVLRKGEPYLVFGTPGGDQQDQWTLQFFLNMVDFGMEVQDAIEAPRFSSAHFPSSFFPHNAAPGLLRLEGRIPSQVRQQLETRGHTIEISGDWSEGDVLGICVDLKHGIVKGGADLRGEHSKRMPSYVMGW; this is encoded by the coding sequence ATGGCCTACCGTCCGACACTCATGGGTACGCGGGGCATGGTTGCCACCGAACATTATCTGTCAAGCCAGGCCGGGCTACGCATGTTGCAGGCCGGGGGGAACGCCTTTGACGCAGCCGTGGCGGCAACCCTGGCCGAGGGCGTGCTCAACCCCCATATGCATACCTTCGGCGGGGAGCTGTCGGCCCTGGTGTATACTGCGGCTGACGGGCGGGTGGCGGCGATTAACGGGAACACGGTTGCCCCCCGGGCGGCAACGATTGAGTGGTTTCGGGAACACGATATTCCGCTGATCCCGTTCAACGGCGTTGAAGCGGCCGGTCCGTGTGCCGCTCCCGATGCGTTGCTCGGCGTCCTCCAGCGCTTTGGCACGCTGCGCTTCAGCCAAGTCGTGGAACCGGCCCTGGAACTGGCCGAGGACGGCTTTCCGCTCCATACCGCGCTGCGCGGCCCGGCTCCGGCGTATATGCAAATGGATTTCTCGATTGCCGGCAATGCGGAGCGTTTTCGTAGCAAATGGCCGTCTTCGGCCAAGGTCTATCTGCCGGACGACCGCCTGCCCGAGGTAGGAGAGATCCTCAAAAATCCAGACCTGGGACGGACCTTCCGGCGCCTGATGAAGGCCGAGCAGGACGCCCAGGCGGGCGGGCGTGAGGCCGGGCTGGAGGCGGCCCGGGACGCCTTTTATCGAGGAGAAATCGCGCAGATTATCGAGGAACACTGCAAAGCCCACGGCGGGCTGGTCACCGCCCAGGATCTGGCCGCGTTTCGGACTAGGGTCGAAGAGCCGGTCTCGTATACCTACCGTGGTTACGAGGTGTACAAGTGCGGCCCGTGGAGTCAGGGGCCGGTGTTTCTGCAACAGTTGGCGCTCCTGGAGGGCTATGACTTGGGCAGCCTGGGCCATAACAGCGCCGACTATATTCATACGGTGGCTGAAAGCCTGAAGCTCGCCTTTGCCGACCGCGAACAGTATTACGGCGACCCGAAATTTGTCGATGTCCCGCTGCACAGCCTGCTGTCCGAAGCGTATGCAGCCCAACGTCGTATCCTGATTGACCCCCACCACGCCTCGCACGACCAACGGCCGGGCGACCCCCATACCGGGGTGGCGCTGCTGGAGGGCCAAGAGGTGTTTGCCGCCCGCAACTGGGGACCGGGGACCGTGTACGTGACGGTGGTCGACGCCCAACGCAATATGGCCTCCTTTACCCCCAGCGGGGCCTGGATTCCGTCTTCTCCAGTGATTGACGGCCTTGGTTTCCCGCTGGGCACCCGGGTCCAGACCTTCTTCCTCGACCCGCGCCATCCCAACGCCCTGCTTCCCGGCAAACAGCCGCGCACCACCCTGACGCCAAGTCTGGTGCTACGCAAGGGTGAACCCTATCTGGTCTTTGGCACGCCCGGAGGCGACCAGCAGGATCAGTGGACCCTGCAATTCTTCCTGAACATGGTCGATTTCGGCATGGAGGTCCAAGACGCGATTGAAGCCCCGCGCTTCTCCTCAGCCCATTTTCCGTCGAGCTTCTTTCCGCATAATGCCGCGCCCGGCCTGCTCCGCCTCGAAGGCCGTATCCCGAGTCAGGTCCGCCAGCAGCTTGAGACGCGGGGCCATACCATCGAGATCAGCGGAGACTGGAGCGAGGGCGACGTGCTCGGAATCTGTGTCGATCTGAAACACGGCATCGTCAAAGGCGGGGCAGACCTGCGCGGTGAACACAGCAAGCGCATGCCGTCGTATGTCATGGGCTGGTAG
- a CDS encoding fructosamine kinase family protein, with protein sequence MAVYTVLKRRTLESLIKPYELGELSAFCGVATGSVNTYYRLEFGKSKFFLKIDEVKDAEQAQREIELLAFLRTKGIACPRPIADQNGLLLREHRGKVVSVYAALSGK encoded by the coding sequence ATGGCGGTCTACACCGTCCTCAAGCGAAGAACACTGGAAAGCCTCATCAAACCCTATGAGCTGGGGGAGCTGTCGGCCTTCTGTGGCGTCGCTACCGGCTCCGTCAATACCTACTACCGTCTCGAATTCGGCAAAAGCAAATTCTTTCTCAAGATAGACGAGGTCAAGGACGCCGAGCAGGCGCAGCGCGAGATTGAACTGCTCGCCTTTCTGCGGACCAAGGGCATCGCCTGTCCGAGGCCGATTGCCGACCAAAACGGTCTGCTGCTGCGTGAACACAGAGGCAAGGTCGTGTCGGTGTACGCCGCCCTGTCCGGCAAG
- a CDS encoding DUF1329 domain-containing protein gives MSCSRLIRWGLAVALALAASPAVADLNPGDKLDSSNCEEARSMLPDFVTEKFCAGDYAAEIIEVTDEQFQYSTKFKAGSEANAGKYYVTDTGHMYETASQTWPKFWYGFPFPGLSAALTQDNWQAELSKDPTIPYRIMYNHQVARFQIDDVYWFLSIKWCTPAGFDRSVEFGAYATWYIGRHSGPMENPDETYLKDIIFGVAPYDVVGVSTLEYWFTDPEKWQSIWAFVPTIRRVRRLTASNSSEGLFGSIIARDDPYGWAGKIQYMNWNLIGIQEMLVPIAPTGIEKAILPGVAAPKKLPSNDANIGSKGEIPPGQVGRITWSPEERVMHGYETPGWTGKAWAPTNLKLAKRTCWVVEATPKDPYYAYGRRIVYIDKFAYWAYWTTLYDRAGEYWKTIIWMDKMGYTPGRDMTVRHPFWGVGEDVRQNRGSFFDVQSKGYYTEYELGFPDSTYTTSNLAALGK, from the coding sequence ATGTCGTGTTCACGTTTGATCAGATGGGGGCTGGCCGTTGCCCTTGCCCTTGCCGCGAGTCCGGCTGTCGCTGACCTCAACCCTGGCGATAAGCTCGACAGCTCGAACTGCGAGGAAGCCCGCAGCATGCTGCCGGACTTTGTGACGGAAAAGTTCTGTGCCGGTGACTATGCCGCAGAAATCATTGAGGTCACCGACGAGCAGTTCCAGTACAGCACAAAGTTCAAAGCCGGTTCCGAGGCCAACGCCGGAAAATACTATGTGACGGACACTGGTCACATGTATGAGACGGCCAGCCAGACCTGGCCCAAGTTCTGGTACGGCTTTCCGTTTCCGGGCCTCAGCGCTGCACTCACCCAGGACAACTGGCAGGCCGAGCTGTCAAAAGACCCGACCATCCCCTACAGGATCATGTACAACCACCAGGTCGCCCGTTTCCAGATCGACGATGTGTACTGGTTCCTGTCGATCAAATGGTGTACGCCGGCCGGTTTTGACCGTTCGGTCGAATTCGGCGCCTACGCGACCTGGTATATCGGACGCCACTCCGGTCCGATGGAAAATCCCGACGAAACCTACCTCAAAGACATCATCTTCGGGGTTGCCCCGTACGACGTGGTGGGCGTCTCGACCCTGGAGTACTGGTTCACCGACCCGGAGAAATGGCAGTCCATCTGGGCCTTCGTGCCAACCATCCGCCGTGTGCGGCGGCTGACCGCCTCGAACTCGTCCGAGGGGCTGTTCGGCTCCATCATCGCCCGTGACGATCCCTACGGCTGGGCCGGGAAAATCCAGTATATGAACTGGAATCTGATCGGTATCCAGGAGATGCTGGTGCCGATTGCGCCAACCGGCATCGAAAAAGCCATACTGCCCGGTGTCGCGGCGCCGAAAAAGCTGCCCTCCAACGATGCCAATATCGGCAGTAAGGGCGAGATTCCGCCAGGTCAGGTCGGCCGTATCACCTGGTCGCCGGAAGAGCGGGTCATGCACGGCTATGAAACACCGGGCTGGACCGGCAAAGCCTGGGCGCCGACCAACCTCAAGCTGGCCAAACGGACCTGCTGGGTTGTCGAAGCCACGCCCAAGGACCCCTACTACGCCTATGGACGGCGGATTGTCTACATCGACAAGTTTGCCTACTGGGCCTACTGGACAACCCTGTACGACCGGGCCGGCGAATACTGGAAGACCATCATCTGGATGGACAAGATGGGCTACACGCCGGGGCGCGACATGACGGTCCGCCATCCGTTCTGGGGTGTTGGTGAGGATGTCCGACAGAACCGGGGCAGCTTCTTTGACGTGCAGTCCAAGGGCTACTACACCGAGTATGAGCTGGGCTTTCCGGATTCCACCTACACCACGAGCAACCTGGCCGCCCTGGGAAAATAA
- a CDS encoding HAMP domain-containing protein yields the protein MWPRTLRSRLTVWYTALLSGMLTVLGLAALVLLERGLHENIDASLNSVARAIAETTRTAPRFGPGLDEVLESFFFPGFSRRSFRMLDPFGRPDPRIAPRGRLQFPISSQALENAKHGRSTYTTISLPDISPAPVRLLTVPVFERGRLRNFIQVAMSLESAEAARSRFLLVLLGLAPLALGGAALGGWFLARRALAPVDAMVEAARRIEAEDLSQRLEARDKSDELGRLATVLNDMLARLESSFSAVRHFSADAAHELRTPLTILKGELELALRASQTEKAYHQVLNSCLEEVDRLSGLVNDLLFLARSDTGHLEREHTAVNLAEVLEDVRPALLALAEPKAVNCTITSPASVWVTGNTSMLFRLIFNLGENAIKYTPAGGQVELRLTRQANEARLEVQDTGPGIAAEDREQVFGRFYRADAARTRGGTGLGLALVRSIVLLHKGQISLDSEVGRGSCFFVALPLDGEAQTKREKSS from the coding sequence TTGTGGCCCCGCACCCTCAGATCCCGTCTGACGGTGTGGTATACGGCGCTGCTGTCCGGCATGCTGACCGTGCTGGGGCTGGCCGCGCTGGTGCTGCTTGAGCGGGGCTTGCACGAAAATATCGACGCGTCGCTCAACTCCGTGGCGCGCGCGATTGCCGAGACGACCCGAACCGCCCCCCGTTTCGGGCCGGGGCTGGACGAGGTCCTCGAATCCTTCTTCTTCCCCGGGTTTTCCCGCCGTTCTTTTCGGATGCTCGACCCCTTCGGTCGGCCTGACCCCCGGATCGCCCCGCGCGGTCGGCTCCAGTTTCCCATCAGCTCCCAAGCCCTGGAGAACGCCAAACACGGCCGCTCCACCTATACCACTATCAGCCTCCCGGACATCTCTCCGGCTCCGGTCCGCCTGCTGACCGTGCCCGTCTTCGAGCGTGGCCGTTTGCGCAACTTCATTCAGGTGGCAATGTCGCTGGAGAGCGCCGAAGCGGCCCGCTCGCGTTTTCTGCTCGTCCTGCTCGGTTTGGCTCCGCTGGCGCTTGGCGGGGCGGCGCTTGGCGGCTGGTTCCTGGCCCGGCGTGCTCTGGCCCCGGTCGATGCGATGGTCGAGGCCGCCCGGCGGATTGAGGCCGAGGATTTGTCGCAGCGGCTTGAGGCTCGTGACAAGAGCGATGAGTTGGGCCGGCTGGCAACCGTCCTCAACGATATGCTGGCCCGCCTGGAGAGCTCCTTTAGCGCGGTTCGGCACTTCAGCGCCGACGCCGCCCATGAGCTGCGCACTCCCCTGACGATTTTGAAAGGCGAGCTAGAGCTTGCGCTACGGGCGTCTCAGACTGAGAAGGCGTATCACCAAGTCCTCAACAGTTGTCTCGAAGAGGTTGACCGACTCAGTGGCCTGGTGAATGACCTGCTCTTTCTTGCCCGTTCAGACACGGGTCATCTCGAACGTGAGCACACCGCAGTCAATCTGGCCGAGGTGCTCGAAGACGTGCGTCCGGCCCTGCTGGCCTTGGCCGAGCCCAAGGCCGTGAACTGCACCATCACCAGCCCTGCCAGCGTGTGGGTCACGGGCAACACATCCATGCTGTTTCGGCTGATTTTCAATTTAGGGGAAAATGCGATTAAATACACGCCAGCCGGCGGTCAGGTTGAACTGCGGCTGACCCGGCAGGCAAATGAGGCTCGGCTAGAGGTGCAAGACACCGGCCCCGGTATCGCGGCGGAAGACCGCGAGCAGGTTTTTGGGCGGTTCTACCGGGCCGATGCCGCCCGGACGCGGGGTGGGACGGGATTGGGTTTGGCCCTGGTCCGCTCGATTGTGTTGCTGCATAAAGGGCAGATATCGCTGGACAGCGAGGTTGGGCGGGGGAGTTGTTTTTTTGTAGCGCTGCCGCTAGATGGCGAAGCACAGACAAAGAGAGAGAAAAGCTCTTGA
- a CDS encoding phosphotransferase, whose amino-acid sequence DELAHHEEYLEERLPKGIIHGDLFADNLLFRGKKVSGVLDFEAAAQGKLISDLATAVNALCYLDGRYHLDRFNALIDGYQEMRTLALVEWDAFPNELRFSALRFTVTRLKDFVFRSVNRKRRVHKDYQDFLDRLAVLRRERQGGMDKLLLAMATGYDYRKYQKVQ is encoded by the coding sequence ACGATGAGCTGGCCCACCATGAGGAGTATCTCGAAGAGCGGCTGCCAAAGGGCATCATCCATGGCGACCTGTTTGCCGACAACCTGCTGTTCCGGGGCAAAAAGGTGTCTGGGGTGCTCGATTTTGAGGCTGCGGCACAGGGAAAACTGATCAGCGACTTGGCCACCGCGGTGAATGCCCTGTGCTATCTGGACGGGCGTTACCACCTCGACCGCTTCAACGCCCTGATTGACGGCTACCAGGAAATGCGGACCCTGGCGCTGGTCGAGTGGGACGCCTTTCCCAATGAACTGCGGTTTTCGGCCCTGCGTTTCACCGTCACCCGGCTGAAGGATTTTGTCTTTCGCAGCGTCAACCGTAAGCGGCGGGTCCACAAGGACTACCAGGACTTTCTGGACCGCTTGGCCGTCCTGCGTCGCGAGCGCCAGGGCGGTATGGACAAGCTGCTGCTGGCCATGGCAACCGGCTACGACTATCGCAAGTACCAGAAGGTGCAGTGA